The Buttiauxella selenatireducens genome has a window encoding:
- the galT gene encoding galactose-1-phosphate uridylyltransferase produces MEQFNPVDHPHRRYNPLTGQWILVSPHRAKRPWQGAQETPSNETLPDHDPDCFLCPGNTRVTGDKNPQYTGTFVFTNDFAALMTDTPDAPESSDPLLRCESARGTSRVICFSPDHSKTLPQLSVTALEEVVKTWQEQTADLGKTYPWVQVFENKGAAMGCSNPHPHGQVWANSFLPNEVAREDVLQREYFAKNGSPILVDYAQRELKDGSRTVVETEHWIAVVPYWAAWPFETLLLPKTHILRITDLSAEQSSDLALALKKLTSRYDNLFQCSFPYSMGWHGAPFNGEENGHWQLHAHFYPPLLRSATVRKFMVGYEMLAETQRDLTAEQAAERLRAVSDIHFRQSGE; encoded by the coding sequence ATGGAGCAGTTTAACCCGGTGGATCATCCACATCGCCGCTATAACCCACTGACCGGACAATGGATTCTGGTGTCCCCGCATCGCGCTAAGCGCCCATGGCAAGGGGCGCAGGAAACGCCATCAAATGAAACATTACCCGATCATGATCCGGATTGTTTCTTGTGTCCTGGCAATACGCGTGTCACCGGCGATAAAAATCCGCAATATACCGGCACATTTGTTTTTACTAATGATTTTGCTGCATTGATGACGGATACCCCCGATGCACCAGAAAGCAGCGATCCGCTATTACGTTGTGAAAGCGCACGCGGCACCAGCCGGGTTATCTGTTTCTCACCAGATCACAGTAAAACATTGCCACAGCTTTCAGTGACTGCGCTGGAAGAAGTGGTGAAAACCTGGCAAGAACAGACAGCGGATTTAGGGAAAACCTATCCGTGGGTTCAGGTTTTCGAGAATAAGGGTGCGGCTATGGGCTGCTCCAACCCGCATCCCCACGGCCAGGTTTGGGCAAATAGCTTCCTGCCAAATGAAGTGGCGCGTGAAGATGTGTTGCAACGCGAATACTTTGCCAAAAATGGCTCGCCGATACTGGTCGATTACGCACAGCGCGAGTTGAAAGACGGTAGCCGTACGGTGGTCGAAACGGAACACTGGATTGCCGTGGTGCCTTATTGGGCCGCCTGGCCGTTCGAAACCTTGCTGCTGCCAAAAACGCATATCCTGCGCATCACCGACTTAAGTGCCGAACAAAGCAGTGATTTAGCGCTCGCGCTGAAAAAACTGACCAGCCGTTACGACAACCTTTTCCAGTGCTCCTTCCCCTATTCCATGGGCTGGCACGGCGCTCCGTTTAACGGCGAGGAAAATGGCCACTGGCAGTTGCATGCTCACTTCTATCCACCGCTGCTGCGTAGCGCAACAGTGCGTAAATTTATGGTCGGCTACGAAATGCTGGCTGAAACCCAACGTGATTTAACCGCAGAGCAAGCCGCAGAACGCTTGCGTGCCGTTTCCGATATCCACTTTCGCCAATCCGGAGAATAA
- the galE gene encoding UDP-glucose 4-epimerase GalE, whose protein sequence is MRVLVTGGSGYIGSHTCVQLLQNGHDVVILDNLCNSKRSVLPVIERLGGKHPLFIDGDIRDEALLAEIFHDHQIDAVIHFAGLKAVGESVSKPLEYYDNNVTGTLRLISAMRAANVTNFIFSSSATVYGDQPQIPYVESFPTGTPASPYGRSKLMVEQILADLQKAQPNWSVALLRYFNPVGAHPSGDMGEDPQGIPNNLMPYIAQVAVGRRDSLAVFGNDYPTEDGTGVRDYIHVMDLADGHVAAMQTLQGKPGVHIYNLGAGIGSSVLDVINAFSTACGKPVNYHFAPRRDGDLPAYWADATKADQELNWRVSRTLQEMADDTWRWQSRHPQGYPD, encoded by the coding sequence ATGAGAGTATTGGTAACAGGTGGTAGCGGTTACATTGGCAGTCATACCTGCGTGCAACTGCTACAAAATGGCCACGATGTCGTCATTCTGGATAATTTGTGCAACAGCAAGCGTAGCGTTCTGCCAGTGATTGAACGTCTGGGTGGTAAGCATCCTCTGTTCATCGATGGCGATATTCGCGATGAAGCGCTGCTGGCTGAAATTTTCCACGATCACCAGATTGATGCCGTGATTCATTTTGCCGGGCTGAAAGCCGTTGGCGAATCGGTTAGCAAACCGCTGGAATACTACGACAACAACGTGACCGGCACATTGCGTCTGATTTCCGCCATGCGCGCAGCCAATGTCACCAACTTCATCTTCAGTTCCTCCGCGACCGTTTATGGCGACCAGCCGCAAATCCCTTACGTGGAAAGCTTCCCAACCGGCACACCGGCAAGCCCTTATGGCCGCAGTAAGTTAATGGTTGAACAGATTCTGGCTGACCTGCAAAAAGCCCAGCCGAACTGGAGCGTGGCCCTGCTGCGTTACTTCAACCCGGTGGGTGCGCATCCATCAGGGGATATGGGTGAAGATCCGCAAGGCATTCCAAACAACCTGATGCCTTACATCGCGCAGGTTGCCGTTGGGCGTCGTGATTCACTGGCCGTCTTTGGTAACGATTATCCAACCGAAGACGGTACCGGCGTGCGCGACTATATTCACGTGATGGATCTCGCCGATGGCCACGTTGCAGCAATGCAAACGCTGCAAGGTAAACCGGGCGTGCATATTTACAACCTCGGCGCCGGTATCGGCAGCAGCGTGCTGGACGTGATCAACGCCTTCAGCACCGCTTGCGGTAAACCGGTGAATTATCACTTCGCGCCGCGTCGTGATGGTGACCTTCCCGCTTATTGGGCTGATGCCACCAAAGCCGATCAAGAACTTAACTGGCGTGTCAGCCGGACTCTGCAAGAAATGGCAGATGATACCTGGCGCTGGCAGTCTCGCCATCCTCAAGGTTATCCAGACTAA
- the modF gene encoding molybdate ABC transporter ATP-binding protein ModF yields the protein MSVLHISQGIFHLSDIRTLNLNNLTINAGESWAFVGANGSGKSALARALAGSLHLQKGELQCTFTRVAHLSFEQLQKLVSDEWQRNNTDLLSPDEDDTGRTTAEIIQEEVKDAARCQQLAELFGITPLLTRRFKYLSTGETRKALLCQALMPQPDLLIFDEPFDGLDVKSREQLARLLGELSAQGYTVILVLNRFDEIPDFVQHAGVLADCALIEVGEKQTLLEQALIAQLAHSEKLAGVALPEADDPSARYTLPENQPRIILRDGVVEYNDRPILHKLSWTVNPGEHWQIVGPNGAGKSTLLSLVTGDHPQGYSNDLTLFGRRRGSGETIWDIKKHIGYVSSNLHLDYRVSTTVRNVVLSGYFDSIGIYQAVSDRQQKLAGHWLNMLGMDNAIADAPFHSLSWGQQRLALIARALVKHPTLLILDEPLQGLDPLNRQLVRRFIDILIGEGETQLLFVSHHAEDAPECITKRLTFVADGEKYRYQIEDVSPAR from the coding sequence ATGTCTGTGTTGCACATCTCGCAAGGTATATTTCACCTAAGCGACATCCGAACTCTAAACCTTAATAATTTAACCATTAACGCCGGTGAAAGCTGGGCGTTTGTGGGTGCGAACGGCAGCGGAAAATCCGCGCTTGCCCGCGCACTCGCAGGATCTCTTCATCTGCAAAAAGGTGAACTCCAATGCACGTTTACACGCGTTGCCCACCTTTCATTTGAGCAACTGCAAAAGTTAGTCAGCGATGAATGGCAGCGTAATAACACCGATTTATTGAGCCCTGACGAAGACGATACTGGCCGCACTACAGCGGAAATCATTCAGGAAGAAGTCAAAGATGCAGCCCGTTGTCAGCAATTAGCTGAGCTTTTTGGTATCACACCCTTATTAACCCGCCGCTTTAAATACCTTTCAACGGGTGAAACTCGCAAAGCACTGCTCTGTCAGGCGCTTATGCCACAGCCTGATTTGCTCATTTTTGATGAGCCGTTTGACGGGTTGGATGTGAAATCTCGTGAGCAACTCGCCAGGTTATTGGGCGAGCTGAGCGCGCAGGGTTACACCGTGATATTGGTGCTTAACCGCTTCGATGAAATTCCGGACTTTGTACAACACGCAGGCGTGCTGGCCGATTGCGCGCTGATTGAAGTCGGCGAGAAACAAACATTGCTCGAGCAGGCGCTGATTGCACAACTGGCCCACAGCGAAAAACTGGCGGGCGTTGCGCTACCTGAAGCCGACGACCCAAGTGCGCGCTATACACTTCCAGAAAACCAGCCGCGTATCATTCTGCGCGATGGTGTCGTGGAATATAATGACCGCCCTATTCTGCATAAGCTCTCCTGGACGGTAAATCCCGGCGAGCACTGGCAAATCGTGGGTCCAAACGGCGCGGGTAAATCGACATTACTCAGCCTGGTTACTGGCGATCATCCGCAAGGCTATAGCAACGATCTGACGCTATTTGGCCGTCGTCGTGGCAGCGGCGAAACCATTTGGGATATCAAAAAGCATATCGGTTACGTGAGCAGTAATTTGCATCTGGATTACCGCGTCAGCACCACGGTACGAAACGTGGTTCTTTCCGGCTATTTTGACTCGATTGGAATTTATCAGGCCGTATCTGACCGCCAGCAAAAACTGGCTGGCCACTGGCTGAACATGCTTGGTATGGACAACGCCATCGCCGATGCGCCGTTCCACAGCCTTTCATGGGGCCAACAACGTCTCGCGCTTATTGCACGTGCATTGGTTAAACACCCAACCCTGCTGATTCTGGATGAACCGCTGCAAGGTCTGGATCCGCTGAATCGCCAGCTAGTACGCCGCTTCATTGATATTTTGATTGGCGAAGGAGAAACCCAGTTACTGTTTGTCTCTCACCACGCTGAAGATGCGCCGGAGTGCATCACTAAGCGACTGACCTTCGTCGCCGATGGCGAGAAGTATCGCTATCAGATTGAAGACGTGTCGCCTGCACGATAA
- the modE gene encoding molybdenum-dependent transcriptional regulator: protein MQAEILLTLKLQQRLFADPRRIALLKQIQHTGSISQGAKLAGISYKSAWDAINEMNQLSDETLVERATGGKGGGGAVITRYGERLIQLYELLAQIQQKAFDVLRDDALPLDSLLAAISRFSLQTSARNQLFGTILHRDSEQVQQHVDILLADGTTRLRAAITRQSAERLGLSEGKEVLVLIKAPWVEITTDAQRASGADNQLTGTITNIQQDAEQSEVLVQLPDGQTLCATVPNHVVETQKLVEGAEAIAFFNADRVIIATLC from the coding sequence ATGCAAGCTGAAATTTTACTGACGCTGAAACTCCAGCAGCGGCTGTTCGCCGATCCACGTCGTATCGCGCTACTTAAACAAATACAACATACCGGCTCAATTAGCCAGGGCGCAAAACTCGCAGGTATTAGCTACAAAAGTGCCTGGGATGCCATCAATGAGATGAATCAGTTAAGCGACGAGACCTTGGTTGAGCGGGCGACGGGCGGCAAAGGCGGCGGCGGTGCGGTGATTACGCGCTATGGCGAACGCCTGATTCAGCTGTATGAATTGCTCGCGCAAATCCAACAAAAAGCTTTCGATGTGCTGCGTGATGACGCACTGCCACTTGATAGCCTTCTCGCCGCTATCTCCCGTTTTTCGCTGCAAACGAGCGCCCGTAACCAACTTTTCGGCACAATTCTGCATCGCGATAGTGAACAAGTACAACAGCACGTTGATATTCTACTGGCTGATGGCACCACACGTCTGCGTGCAGCGATTACGCGCCAAAGTGCCGAACGTCTGGGGCTAAGCGAAGGCAAAGAAGTACTGGTGCTAATTAAAGCGCCATGGGTGGAAATTACCACTGACGCCCAACGCGCCAGCGGCGCAGACAACCAGCTCACCGGCACTATCACCAATATTCAACAAGATGCCGAACAAAGTGAAGTTCTGGTGCAACTGCCCGACGGACAAACGCTGTGTGCAACGGTTCCTAATCACGTGGTAGAAACCCAGAAACTGGTAGAAGGTGCTGAAGCCATAGCATTTTTTAATGCCGATCGCGTGATTATCGCCACTCTGTGCTAA
- a CDS encoding AcrZ family multidrug efflux pump-associated protein: MLELLKSLVFAVVMVPIVMAVILGLIYGLGEVFNVFSKVGHNDQPKQHH, translated from the coding sequence ATGTTAGAGTTATTGAAAAGCTTGGTGTTTGCCGTGGTCATGGTGCCAATCGTAATGGCGGTGATCCTCGGTCTTATCTATGGATTGGGTGAAGTCTTTAACGTCTTCTCAAAAGTCGGTCATAACGACCAACCGAAACAACACCATTGA
- a CDS encoding DUF445 domain-containing protein has protein sequence MEKIAELKRTKRLALSLLLIAAVTFVTTLFLPPNFWVSGLKAIAEAAMVGALADWFAIVALFRRVPIPFISRHTAIIPRNKDRIGENLGIFVQEKFLDTQSLIALIRRHEPAHMIGQWFSKPDNAQRVGQHLLQVMSAFLDMTDDARIQRLIRQAVHKAIDKVDLTHSSALLLESLTKNNRHQELLDSVIAQMITLIKRENTRAFIARQIVRWLETEHPRKAKMLPTEWLGEHSAEWVSSAVNSFLDDVSHDQGHQIRQAFDRATLKLIENLKHSPQMAEKADSIKNYLKEDEAFNRYLGELWGDLRQWLKTDVNSNDSRLKQRIAEAGLWLGETLVADSALRASLNEHLEQAVQKMAPEFATFLTHHISDTVKSWDAQDMSRQIELNIGKDLQFIRINGTLVGGSIGLVLYLLSQIPAALSLLNL, from the coding sequence ATGGAGAAAATAGCTGAACTAAAACGTACCAAGCGCCTTGCGCTTTCTTTACTGTTGATTGCTGCTGTAACGTTTGTGACCACCCTCTTTTTGCCACCTAACTTCTGGGTTAGCGGCTTAAAAGCGATTGCTGAAGCCGCGATGGTGGGGGCTCTCGCGGACTGGTTTGCCATTGTGGCGCTGTTTCGTCGCGTACCCATTCCGTTTATTTCTCGCCATACGGCGATTATTCCGCGTAATAAAGACAGGATCGGCGAAAATCTTGGCATCTTTGTGCAAGAGAAGTTTCTCGATACTCAATCCCTGATTGCCCTGATTCGTCGCCACGAGCCGGCACACATGATTGGCCAATGGTTCAGCAAACCCGACAATGCTCAGCGGGTTGGTCAGCATCTACTGCAGGTGATGAGCGCTTTTTTGGATATGACCGACGATGCGCGGATCCAGCGCTTGATCCGCCAGGCCGTGCATAAGGCCATTGATAAAGTCGATTTGACGCATTCAAGCGCCCTGCTGCTGGAAAGTCTGACGAAAAATAACCGCCATCAGGAACTGCTCGATTCAGTTATCGCCCAAATGATCACGCTGATTAAACGTGAAAACACGCGTGCTTTTATTGCCCGCCAGATTGTGCGTTGGCTGGAAACAGAGCATCCGCGCAAAGCCAAAATGCTGCCAACAGAGTGGCTGGGGGAACACAGTGCGGAATGGGTTTCCAGTGCGGTAAATTCATTTTTAGATGACGTCAGCCACGACCAGGGGCATCAGATCCGGCAGGCGTTTGATCGAGCGACGTTAAAGCTCATCGAGAATCTTAAACACTCGCCGCAAATGGCTGAAAAAGCTGACAGCATTAAAAATTATTTAAAAGAAGATGAGGCATTCAATCGCTATCTGGGTGAACTGTGGGGAGATTTACGGCAATGGCTGAAAACAGACGTTAACTCTAATGACTCACGCTTGAAACAGCGTATTGCAGAAGCAGGGCTTTGGTTGGGGGAAACGTTAGTTGCTGACAGCGCGCTGCGCGCTTCACTGAATGAGCATCTGGAGCAAGCCGTGCAAAAAATGGCACCAGAGTTCGCCACATTCCTCACTCACCACATTAGCGATACGGTCAAAAGTTGGGATGCACAAGATATGTCGCGGCAAATTGAACTGAATATTGGTAAGGATTTACAGTTTATCCGCATTAACGGCACGCTGGTTGGGGGCTCCATCGGGCTGGTGTTGTACCTGCTATCACAGATACCTGCGGCGCTATCGTTACTGAATCTATGA
- the umuD gene encoding translesion error-prone DNA polymerase V autoproteolytic subunit codes for MGAFPSPAQDYAEQSIDLHQLLVKHPTATYFVRASDDSMIEGGIGHGDLLVVDSARTAAHGDIVIAPVNGEFIVRQLQTRPTIQLKPLNCAYKSISLAPDEALEVFGVVTYIVKSTSQLCSPW; via the coding sequence ATGGGAGCATTTCCATCACCGGCTCAGGACTATGCAGAGCAAAGCATCGATCTTCATCAACTGCTGGTTAAGCATCCCACCGCGACCTATTTCGTCCGCGCGTCTGATGATTCGATGATTGAAGGGGGAATTGGTCATGGCGATTTACTGGTCGTCGACAGTGCCAGAACGGCAGCGCATGGCGATATTGTGATTGCGCCAGTTAACGGTGAATTCATCGTCAGGCAATTGCAAACCAGACCCACCATTCAATTAAAGCCACTCAATTGTGCTTATAAATCTATATCCCTTGCTCCTGATGAGGCGCTAGAGGTATTTGGTGTGGTCACTTACATCGTGAAATCGACGAGCCAGTTATGTTCGCCCTGGTAG
- a CDS encoding Y-family DNA polymerase, with product MFALVDVNSFYASCETIFRPDLKGRPVVVLSNNDGCVVACNAEAKRCGVKMGGPYFKQKDLFRYHGVIAFSSNYELYADMSHRVMTTLEEICPRVEKYSIDEAFCDFSGVRHCRNLEDLGREICATLLLRTHLTVGVGVAQTKTLAKLANHAAKKWPQQTGGVVDLSNIEKQRKLMAYFPVSEVWGIGRRISKKLDAMGIKTTLQLADTDTRFIRKHFSVVLERTVRELRGESCLGFEEFVPTKQEIICSRSFGERLTEYEHMRQAVCSYAVRAAEKLRAEHQYCRHISVFVKTSPFCVNEPYYGNQAMVKLLTPTQDSRDIISAAMRCLCAIWRDGHHYQKAGVMLGDFFSQGVAQLNLFDENSPRLNSEALMQAMDGINKKRGKGTLYFAGQGIQQPWQMKREMLSPRYTTRFSDLLMVGSLANMPGELHHSKH from the coding sequence ATGTTCGCCCTGGTAGATGTAAATTCATTTTACGCCAGCTGCGAAACCATTTTCAGACCAGATCTGAAAGGCAGGCCGGTGGTCGTTTTAAGTAACAACGATGGATGCGTGGTCGCCTGCAATGCTGAGGCTAAGAGATGTGGGGTCAAAATGGGCGGCCCTTACTTCAAGCAGAAAGATCTCTTCCGCTATCATGGTGTTATCGCTTTCAGCAGTAATTACGAGCTGTACGCCGATATGTCGCACCGCGTGATGACAACACTGGAAGAAATATGCCCTCGCGTTGAGAAGTACTCTATTGACGAGGCATTCTGTGATTTTTCTGGTGTGCGTCATTGCCGCAATCTGGAGGATTTAGGACGGGAAATTTGCGCAACTCTTTTGCTGCGAACACATTTAACGGTGGGAGTCGGGGTAGCTCAAACCAAAACGTTAGCGAAGCTCGCTAATCACGCCGCTAAAAAATGGCCGCAGCAAACAGGCGGTGTGGTTGACCTTTCGAACATCGAAAAACAACGCAAGCTGATGGCTTATTTCCCGGTGAGTGAAGTGTGGGGTATTGGTCGGCGTATCAGTAAAAAGCTTGATGCGATGGGGATCAAAACCACGCTGCAACTTGCAGATACTGATACGCGTTTTATACGTAAGCACTTCAGCGTGGTGCTCGAACGCACGGTGCGTGAGCTGCGTGGTGAATCTTGTCTGGGATTTGAAGAGTTTGTGCCGACGAAACAGGAAATCATCTGTTCTCGCTCATTTGGGGAGCGTCTTACAGAGTATGAGCACATGCGGCAGGCTGTATGCAGCTATGCGGTGCGTGCCGCAGAAAAGCTTAGAGCTGAGCATCAGTATTGCCGCCATATTTCCGTATTCGTCAAAACATCACCTTTCTGTGTGAATGAGCCTTACTATGGCAACCAGGCAATGGTGAAACTCCTGACACCGACGCAGGACTCCCGAGACATTATCAGCGCTGCAATGCGTTGCCTGTGTGCTATCTGGAGAGATGGGCACCACTATCAAAAAGCCGGAGTGATGCTCGGCGACTTTTTTAGCCAGGGTGTGGCTCAACTCAATCTCTTTGATGAGAACTCGCCACGACTGAATAGTGAGGCGCTAATGCAGGCGATGGACGGCATTAATAAGAAAAGGGGAAAAGGGACGCTTTACTTTGCAGGACAAGGCATCCAACAACCGTGGCAGATGAAAAGGGAAATGCTGTCACCACGATATACCACCCGTTTTTCAGATTTGTTGATGGTGGGGTCGCTGGCGAATATGCCTGGAGAATTGCATCATTCGAAACATTAG
- the yejM gene encoding LPS biosynthesis-modulating metalloenzyme YejM, with the protein MVTNRQRYREKVSQMVSWGHWFALFNILLATLLGSRYLFVADWPTTLTGRIYSWLTVIGHFSFVVFATYLLILFPLTFVVMSQRLMRFVSAALATAGMTLLLIDSEVFTRFHLHLNPIVWELVINPDQSEMARDWQLMFISVPVILLIEMLFATWSWQKLRSLGRRRHYAKPVVVLFFVAFFSSHIMYIWADANFYRPITMQRANLPLSYPMTARRFLEKHGLLDAKEYQRRLVEQGNPEAVSVQYPLSDLQFRDMGTGSNVLLITVDGLNAEHAQKDLPNLSQFASNNINFTQHMSAGNGTDNGIFGLFYGISPAYMDGVLSSRTPAALITALNQQGYQLGLFASDGFDSSMYRQALLSDFSLPSAQSQSDAQTASQWINWLTQYASDDNRWFSWVAFNGTNITADSNQQAFTRRYTRAAGNVDEQIKRVLDALEASGKLQNTVVIITAGHGVPLGKEQDSFAWSRSRIQVPLVIHWPGTPAQNIAKLTDHQDVMTTLMQRLLHVKNPANEYSQGEDLFAATRRNNWVVGADNNSLAITLPTMTLVLDNNGNYRMYDLKGETIKETKPQLGLLLQVLTDEKRFIAN; encoded by the coding sequence ATGGTGACTAACCGTCAGCGCTACCGCGAAAAAGTTTCCCAGATGGTCAGTTGGGGACATTGGTTCGCCCTGTTCAATATCCTGCTGGCAACGCTGCTGGGTAGCCGCTATCTGTTTGTCGCCGACTGGCCGACAACGCTCACGGGTCGTATTTATTCCTGGCTGACGGTTATCGGCCATTTCAGCTTTGTGGTTTTCGCCACGTATTTGCTGATCCTCTTCCCGTTGACGTTTGTTGTGATGTCACAACGTTTGATGCGTTTTGTCTCTGCAGCGCTTGCCACCGCAGGTATGACGCTGCTGCTTATCGACAGTGAAGTCTTTACTCGTTTCCATCTCCATCTTAATCCGATTGTCTGGGAACTGGTGATTAACCCAGACCAGAGTGAAATGGCGCGAGACTGGCAGCTGATGTTTATCAGCGTGCCGGTGATTTTACTGATTGAAATGCTGTTTGCGACCTGGAGTTGGCAGAAACTGCGCAGCCTCGGGCGTCGCAGGCACTATGCAAAACCGGTCGTCGTGCTGTTCTTTGTCGCCTTCTTCAGCAGCCACATTATGTATATCTGGGCAGATGCGAATTTCTATCGCCCGATTACCATGCAGCGCGCGAACCTCCCACTTTCTTACCCGATGACGGCCCGCCGCTTCCTCGAAAAACATGGCCTGCTGGATGCTAAAGAGTACCAGCGCCGCCTCGTGGAACAGGGTAATCCTGAAGCCGTTTCGGTGCAGTATCCGCTGAGTGACCTGCAATTCCGCGATATGGGAACGGGCAGTAATGTATTGCTGATTACTGTCGATGGTCTGAATGCCGAACATGCACAGAAAGATCTGCCGAATCTGAGCCAATTCGCGAGCAACAACATTAACTTCACGCAGCATATGAGCGCGGGTAATGGTACCGATAACGGCATCTTTGGTCTGTTCTATGGTATCTCGCCGGCCTACATGGACGGTGTTTTATCCTCCCGCACCCCTGCGGCATTGATTACGGCATTGAACCAGCAAGGCTATCAATTGGGGCTTTTTGCTTCCGATGGCTTCGATTCTTCAATGTATCGCCAGGCTTTGTTATCTGACTTCTCTTTGCCTTCTGCGCAAAGCCAGTCTGACGCACAAACGGCCTCACAATGGATTAACTGGCTGACGCAATACGCATCTGACGATAACCGCTGGTTCTCCTGGGTTGCCTTTAATGGCACCAACATCACGGCAGACAGCAATCAGCAAGCCTTCACGCGTCGCTATACCCGTGCGGCAGGCAACGTTGATGAGCAAATTAAACGTGTGCTGGATGCATTGGAAGCTTCCGGGAAGCTCCAGAATACGGTGGTGATTATTACCGCTGGTCACGGTGTACCGCTGGGTAAAGAGCAGGATTCTTTCGCCTGGTCGCGCTCGCGTATTCAGGTGCCGCTGGTTATTCATTGGCCTGGCACTCCAGCGCAAAATATCGCAAAACTCACCGATCATCAGGATGTGATGACCACGTTGATGCAACGTCTGCTACACGTCAAAAACCCAGCGAATGAGTATTCACAGGGTGAAGACCTGTTTGCTGCAACTCGACGTAATAACTGGGTAGTGGGTGCGGACAATAACAGCCTTGCGATTACTTTGCCGACCATGACGTTGGTGCTCGATAACAACGGCAACTATCGGATGTACGATTTGAAAGGCGAAACCATCAAAGAAACCAAGCCACAGCTGGGTTTATTGCTGCAAGTCCTGACCGACGAGAAACGCTTCATCGCCAATTGA
- a CDS encoding YejL family protein — MPQISRYSDERVEELLSELASVLEKHQTPTDLSLMVLGNMVTNLINTSVASAQRRSLARSFAEALQASVSEDKAH, encoded by the coding sequence ATGCCACAAATATCCCGTTATAGTGACGAACGCGTCGAAGAACTGTTGAGTGAACTGGCAAGCGTGCTGGAAAAGCACCAAACGCCAACCGATCTTTCCCTGATGGTACTGGGAAATATGGTCACCAACCTGATTAATACCAGCGTAGCTTCTGCTCAGCGTCGCTCGCTGGCTCGCTCTTTCGCTGAGGCATTACAAGCCTCCGTGAGCGAAGACAAAGCTCATTAA
- the yejK gene encoding nucleoid-associated protein YejK encodes MSLDINQIALHQLIKRGEQTLEVVLRDSLLATNGAVEEMMAELHRVYSAKNKAYGLFSEESELAEALRSQRKGDEDFLAFSRAATGRLRDELAKYPFADGGIVLFCQYRYLAVEYLLVAVLNNLSSMRVNEELDISSTHYLDINHADIVARIDLTEWETNPESTRYLTFLKGRVGRKVADFFMDFLGASEGLNAKAQNKGLLQALDDFTNEAQLDKNERQAARQQVYAYCNEQLQAGEEIELSSLADELPWAVDDKNFQQFTADKGYELEESFPADRSTLRQLTKFAGSGGGLTINFDSMLLGERIFWDPATDTLTIKGTPPNLRDQLQRRNSGK; translated from the coding sequence ATGAGTCTGGATATCAACCAGATTGCCTTACACCAGTTGATCAAACGCGGCGAACAGACACTTGAAGTTGTGCTGCGCGATTCTCTGTTGGCAACGAACGGCGCCGTAGAAGAAATGATGGCCGAATTGCACCGCGTCTACAGTGCAAAAAATAAAGCATATGGTCTGTTCAGCGAAGAGAGTGAATTAGCAGAAGCGTTGCGCTCGCAGCGTAAAGGCGATGAGGATTTCCTGGCGTTCAGTCGTGCTGCGACGGGTCGCTTACGTGATGAGCTGGCGAAGTATCCTTTTGCTGACGGCGGCATCGTGCTGTTTTGCCAATACCGTTATTTGGCCGTGGAATATTTGCTGGTGGCGGTGCTGAATAATTTAAGCAGCATGCGTGTCAACGAAGAGCTGGATATCAGTTCCACCCATTATCTGGACATCAACCACGCAGATATCGTGGCGCGTATTGATTTGACCGAATGGGAAACCAATCCTGAGTCCACGCGTTACCTGACTTTCCTGAAAGGGCGAGTAGGGCGCAAAGTTGCCGATTTCTTTATGGATTTCCTGGGTGCCAGCGAAGGTTTGAACGCCAAAGCGCAAAACAAGGGCCTGTTGCAGGCGTTAGATGATTTCACTAACGAAGCGCAACTGGATAAAAACGAGCGTCAGGCTGCGCGTCAGCAGGTTTATGCGTATTGCAATGAGCAGCTCCAGGCGGGGGAAGAGATCGAGCTTTCTTCACTTGCGGATGAGTTGCCTTGGGCAGTCGATGATAAAAACTTCCAGCAGTTCACTGCTGATAAAGGCTATGAGCTGGAAGAGAGTTTCCCCGCTGACCGTAGCACGTTGCGTCAGTTAACCAAATTCGCCGGTAGCGGCGGTGGATTGACGATTAACTTTGATTCGATGTTATTAGGCGAACGCATTTTCTGGGACCCCGCGACCGATACGCTGACCATTAAAGGCACACCGCCGAATCTGCGCGATCAGTTGCAGCGCCGGAACTCTGGTAAGTAA